In the Desulfuromonadales bacterium genome, GCGAGGACAATCACGCCACGCTCAAGGCCTTTCGCGCCATGGGGGTGACGATCGAGGAGCTTGCCGACGGCGTCCTGCGCATCGAGGGGAAGGGACTCGACGGTCTGGCCGAGCCCGCCGACGTCATCGACTGCGGCAACTCGGGGACAACCATCCGCCTGATGACCGGTCTGCTGGCCGGGCAGGCCTTCTTTTCCGTGCTGACCGGCGACCGCTACCTGCGCAAGCGCCCGATGAAGCGGGTGGTCGGTCCTCTGGCGTCGATGGGTGCCCGTATCTGGGGACGCCGTGGGGGAGACCTGGCGCCGCTGGCGATTCAGGGCGGCGGGCTCAGGGCGATGGCGTACGATTCCCCGATTGCCAGCGCCCAGGTCAAGTCCGCTCTGCTGCTGGCGGGACTGTACGCCGAAGGGGTGACCACGGTCCGTGAACCGCATCTTTCCCGCGATCACAGCGAGCGGATGCTGGCCTATTTCGGTGCCGACGTGCGGCCTTTTCCGGGCGGCGTTTCCGTAACCGGACGGCCGCGGCTCACCGGCCGGGAGGTGCAGGTGCCCGGCGACATTTCTTCGGCCGCTTTCTTCATGGTTGCCGCCCTGATCACCCCCGGCTCGGAGCTGCTGATCCGCAACGTCGGGGTGAACCCGACCCGCAGCGGCATTGTCGATATCCTGCGAGCGATGGGCGGAAATCTGGAGTTGCTTAACGAGCAGGAGGTCTCAGGGGAGCCGGTTGCCGACGTGCTGGTCCGCAGCAGCGCACTCAGGGGGATCGAGATCGGCGGCGACGTGGTGCCGCGGGCCATTGACGAATTCCCGGTGATCAGCGTTGCCGCCGCCTTCGCCGAGGGGACCACGGTGATCCGCGATGCCCGTGAGCTGCGGGTCAAGGAGACCGACCGTATCGCCGCCATGACTTCGGAACTGAACCGGCTGGGGGGGAAGGTCGAAGCCCGCGAGGACGGCATGGTAGTCGAGGGGGGCGAAGGTCTGGCTGGTGGGGATGTCTCCTCCCACGGTGACCATCGTATCGCCATGAGCATGGCGGTAGCGGCGCTGCGCGCTGCGGCGCCGGTCACCATAGACGATACGGAGTGCACGGCCACCTCGTTCCCCAATTTCTGGGAACTGCTGGATTCTGTGAGGGGTGAGGCGTGAGGCATGAGGCGCAGCGCGAGCTGATCATCGCCATCGACGGTCCTTCCGGGGCCGGCAAGAGTACCTTGAGCAAACTCCTGGCCGCCAGGCTGGGTTATGTCAATATCGACACCGGCGCCATGTACCGCAGTGTGGCTATCGCTGCCCGCCGCCTCGGGATCGACCCAGCCGACAGCGAGGCATTGACTCGGCTGTGCGCTGATCTGCACATCGAATTCATCCGCAATAACGGGGAGGAACGGGTGTTTCTCGACGGCGAGGACGTTTCCGCCGCAATCCGTACTCCGGAGGTCAGTCTGCTAACCTCGAAGGTGGCTGCTTGCCCGGCAGTGCGAGAGGCGATGGTTCGGTTGCAGCGAGAGATGGGTGCCCGCGGCGGCGTGGTGCTCGAAGGTCGAGACATCGGCAGTGTGGTCTTCCCGCAGGCCGAGGTGAAGTTCTTTCTGGTGGCAACCGCCCGCGAGCGTGGCCGGCGCCGCTACGAAGAACTCAGGGCCAAGGGGCTCGACGTTGATCTCGATCAGACCATTGCAGAAGTCGAGGCCCGTGATGCCGCCGACAGTGCCCGGGAGCATGCCCCCCTCCTGCAGGCGCCCGACGCCTTACCGATCGATTCTACGGCCATGAGCATCGACGAGGTTCTGGTTGAGATGCTGCGAATCATAGAAGAGAGGCGCCAGACCAGAGGCTGAGGAAAGATGCAAGAAGGAGCCTCTTGTCTTTTGTCTCGGGCCTGTTGACCCAGGTCTTGAATCTTGTGTCTTGTGTCACCCCTCACCAATCGCGGGTCACCGATTTATGAAAATCATTCTTGCCGAAAGTGCCGGCTTTTGCTTCGGCGTCAAACGCGCGACCAGCATGGCCTTCGACGCCGCTGAGCATTATCACCAGATCTGTTCCCTCGGACCGATCATCCACTCCCCGCAACTGGTCAAGAAGCTCGAGGAAAAGGGGGTCAGGGTGATCGGGAACGTTGAGGAAATCCCGGAGGGAGCGGTCATTATCCGCTCGCATGGGGTAACCTCTGCCGAACTCGACGACATTCTCGCACGTGAATTGAATATCGTCGATGCGACCTGTCCTTTTGTCAAGAAGGCCCAGGACCATGCGGCGCTGTTGAGCCGTGAAGGGTATGTCGTCATCCTGGTCGGCGAGGCGGAACACCCGGAGGTGCAAGGGATTGTCTCCTATGCCCGTGACGGCGAAGTGTTTGTGGTGGCCGACCGGCACCAGGCCGAAGAACTGCCGCGCAAAAGCCGCATCGGCGTGGTCGCCCAGACCACCCAGTCTTTCGAGAATCTGCGCCAGGTCGTCGAGGTCTGCCTGGAAAAAAGCAAGGAACTGCGGGTCTTCAATACCATCTGCAGTGCCACCACCGTGCGCCAGAACGAGGCGCGGAACATTGCCCGGCAAGTCGACATGATGCTGGTGATCGGCGGTTTCAACAGCGCCAATACGAACCGGCTAGCCCAGATCTGCCTTGAAATCCAGCCGCGGACACATCATGTGGAAACGGCCGAGCAGATCGAGCCGGCGTGGTTTGTCGAAGTTTCGACGGTCGGCATTACCGCTGGTGCTTCCACTCCTCGCTGGATCATCGACGAGGTCATGGAGCGGGTCGGCCTGCTGGGAAAATAAAATTTGTTTTTTTAAAGTCGTTATGATATCTTCACGCTCCATGGCCAAGAGCCACGGCTGTCGATTGGCGACAGGAAAATACCCAGGGGGTCACATCTCTAATGGTTGAAAACAAGAAAAAGCTCAACAAGGAAGTCCAGGCCGGATTCGGCGACGAAGAAAATGAATTCGGTGAAATGGAGCAGAGCTTTGAAGCTCTCTTTGAAGAAAGTCTGCAGGCACTGAACGTCGGTGATGTCGTCAAGGGAACCATCGTTCAGGTCAATCCCGATTCGGTCATCGTCGATGTCGGTTTCAAGTCTGAGGGTGTGATTCCCCTCAGCGAATTCTTCGATGAAAAAGGCGCGCTCATCGTCCAGGTCGGTGACGTGTATGATGTTCTGGTCGAGCGCACCGAGAGCGAAACGGGCCTGATCAGCCTCTCCAAGGAAAAAGCAGATCGCCAGAAGATCTGGAATTCCCTTGAGGAGGGTGCGGTGGTCGATGGCCGTATCGTTTCCCGGATCAAGGGGGGCCTCGCTGTCGATATCGGCGTCAATGCTTTCCTCCCCGGTTCCCAGGTCGATCTGCGTCCTGTCCGCAATCTCGACAAGCTGCTCGGTGAGACCTTCAAGTTCAAGATCATCAAGCTCAACAAGCGCCGTGGCAACATTGTGCTCTCCCGCCGCGTTCTTCTCGAAGACCAGCGTGAGAACCTGCGTTCCGACACACTGAAAACCCTGGAAGAGGGTCAG is a window encoding:
- the ispH gene encoding 4-hydroxy-3-methylbut-2-enyl diphosphate reductase — translated: MKIILAESAGFCFGVKRATSMAFDAAEHYHQICSLGPIIHSPQLVKKLEEKGVRVIGNVEEIPEGAVIIRSHGVTSAELDDILARELNIVDATCPFVKKAQDHAALLSREGYVVILVGEAEHPEVQGIVSYARDGEVFVVADRHQAEELPRKSRIGVVAQTTQSFENLRQVVEVCLEKSKELRVFNTICSATTVRQNEARNIARQVDMMLVIGGFNSANTNRLAQICLEIQPRTHHVETAEQIEPAWFVEVSTVGITAGASTPRWIIDEVMERVGLLGK
- the cmk gene encoding (d)CMP kinase; its protein translation is MRHEAQRELIIAIDGPSGAGKSTLSKLLAARLGYVNIDTGAMYRSVAIAARRLGIDPADSEALTRLCADLHIEFIRNNGEERVFLDGEDVSAAIRTPEVSLLTSKVAACPAVREAMVRLQREMGARGGVVLEGRDIGSVVFPQAEVKFFLVATARERGRRRYEELRAKGLDVDLDQTIAEVEARDAADSAREHAPLLQAPDALPIDSTAMSIDEVLVEMLRIIEERRQTRG
- the aroA gene encoding 3-phosphoshikimate 1-carboxyvinyltransferase, encoding MSQTRTVHPAAGMRGEIVVPGDKSISHRSIMLGSLAEGTTIVRGFLHGEDNHATLKAFRAMGVTIEELADGVLRIEGKGLDGLAEPADVIDCGNSGTTIRLMTGLLAGQAFFSVLTGDRYLRKRPMKRVVGPLASMGARIWGRRGGDLAPLAIQGGGLRAMAYDSPIASAQVKSALLLAGLYAEGVTTVREPHLSRDHSERMLAYFGADVRPFPGGVSVTGRPRLTGREVQVPGDISSAAFFMVAALITPGSELLIRNVGVNPTRSGIVDILRAMGGNLELLNEQEVSGEPVADVLVRSSALRGIEIGGDVVPRAIDEFPVISVAAAFAEGTTVIRDARELRVKETDRIAAMTSELNRLGGKVEAREDGMVVEGGEGLAGGDVSSHGDHRIAMSMAVAALRAAAPVTIDDTECTATSFPNFWELLDSVRGEA